The window AACTGGCGAAAATAAATAATTCCGGCTACATCAGATTCTGTTTTGTTCAGTCAACTGTAAGTTAGCTATATGTTTGTCCTGTTCAAATGTTGataacatttgtattgtattcagaTATAACCACCTAATACACAAATAATGGCTACATACCTGTATCCTTTTCCCCACATCTCAGGGCGATTAAATTTGGCAGGTAAGTCTGGCTGCACCCGATAAAAGTCGCTAGTTTGGGGGTAGGTTGTCTCTGATGAGATCTGAGGAGAGGGATTGCCAGCCATCTGTCTGTGTGGTCTCTGTATATGGCTCCGAAGAGAGATCAGTGAGGCCCAGCTcaatcaccaccaccaccaccaaagcCTGTTGTTGCTGCCAACCAGGACTCCATGGCAACAGTTGTCAGgaaaccactagatggcaacaaAATATCAGCTCTCATTCCACTGTTTCCTACAGTAAGTGTAGGAATCGGCACACACCTATTTCAGTCTTTTTATCTGAATTCCgtttttttatgattgtataaATCCAACAGTGTGGTAATGACAGTGGGAATAGTGGacgatttttaaacatttttttacaatccaGATAAAAAGGCAGTTAATGAAAATCATCAGTTTTACTATTATTCCTGGGGATGTTTGTGTTGTAGATTCAGTTATTGAACtaaaatagtgtttatttttataacaatatttggAATTTACGAAATGTAATGATTATCCGTTTTAGTGCCCCGGTTAGCAGTTAGAAGATTGTCCAGCAGGTGGTGACAGAGCTCTCTGTGGCCGAGACAGGAAACACTACTCAGAGGAAACTGCAGGCTTGACCTTCCAGGAGACAGCATGGCTTCCTGTACAATGTCTGGGTTGTTGAAGGCTGGTAAGTGTCAGCGGGTAATGGAGGCTTACAAGCAGAACTCTTGTGCTGCACACACATAAGTACAATGGGGGTTTGTATCTGTACATAAATGGTGGGGTTTCTTGAGCTGGGCTGTGTGCATGCAACATGTCCCTGTCCATGGATGTCGTTTTCAGCTTCAGTCAGCTTCCCTGATGTTCTCGTAGATCCAGCACAGGGCCCAGGGTCACCAGTGCCAGTCTGCAGGAAAATAATATATGAGCCTTAACAGAACAAGTCATCATGTTAATATCTTTAATGTATTATCCAATATCTGATGCAAAGTATATATAAAGGGCAAacctattttgtttatatattgttattgtaatgttattactattactattgttGTGACCCTGCAAGATAAAATATGAGGAGAGATTTTATTTCCACCTTTTGAAAGAGTTCGATATTGAAAAACCTCTTCCAAAGATGGCTGGCTGTTCAAGTAtattgttttagatttatttaatgaTATAAGGAACAAATTTCCAGTCCACTGATTAGACAGTTcagaaatacagtggtaccttggtaaaagtccttaatccgttccagatccttggaccaaACAGGACTtctaccaaacaaatttttctcataagaaataaaaggaaaatgattagtccgttcccatgaaaacaaaatcctattgttattggcatattatacattgatggggctgtatgaaataatttaaacactgcttattactaaaaatacataaatacaaaagcaattagatgaaataaatgaaaatttaaccttacTTTACTATGCTGAGAATAGTCgggtgcctactaggatggtgctgagaagggaggaggaggaggagatgttatgtaattcagagagttatagcgcgggttgttcactgaatggtagcaactggcatactgacactcgtgggcattcatggctttgtctccagagaggtaaataagggtagcgtgctgtgttgtgactcattttgacccatacaagttctagcacaaaggttgtataccaagcaaaatttttcatgtccaaacaggacttataccaagttggacttattccaaacaGACTTATATCGCGGTACCACTGTAATTCAGATGAGCCAGGATTATCTGTTAGAAAACAGCTGAGGTTCATTTTAGATTTTCCCTCACTGAGGCTCACCTGGGATGTGTATGTCTTATCATACTAAACATTAATTCATGAATTGAACATTTCCCTCAAGATTCACATATCTTAGGTAGATCTGTGCCTTGCAAATACCTTTTATACCTTACAAAACTAAAACAGCCTCAGTCTTTGGCTCTGTATTTCCCCGAACCTCCAGTCAAGGAGTGTGCACAGTGAACATAAAGACTAGATAACAAATGTTGTGAATGAGCAGCCTCTATGTGTGTGTACTGCCCCATTCACAATCACACACAATAGGGTGGCAGTGCTCAGGGGCTCCAGGGAGACCTCAACGCAGAAATGTCGCCACACCACAGAAGAAAGTGTCTCCATTTATGCTTCTGGATGATGCATGGCCCCAATAATAAAAAGAGAGCAATTCTGATAGCATACTGTATAAGTATAGTTTACTGagtttaaaaattctttataacATATGTTGGTGTTAAAGGAAACATGTACAATACATCTCCAACATGCATGCGCATTTCTCAATTTTAAATGAAGTACAGAAAGGTACCTGTTAATTTGCTAGAAATGCACCCAGTTCCTTAAGCCTGTTGTGTGCTGACGCGCAAAAAATTTGTGGACTGAGcagtgtcagccctgcccagttgCCTGCAACTAAAGCATGCTTCTCCATAGGACATAATTGTTCTGTAGTCCATGAGGAGGATCTGGGGGGCTAATTTGACTCCCTTGAGACAATACAAGACATTTCTGCGAGTGATATTATTACCAGATATTTTTGATTGAACAGGCACAACAAGATAATGATGTATTAACCAAACCAGATGGGAACAAACTAGGAAAACAAGGGTTTCCTAGTCAGGTGTATTTACAGACCCCTGGCCATGGGGTTCAGAATGTTCAGCAACTGGCAGGTGTGTCATAATAATAGCAGCAGTAAGGTCCTTGGACAGTGTAAATGGGATCTGTTCACTGTTCCGAGTAATGCAGAATGCTGAAGGGAGGGAAGAGGAGGGTATGgtatgtttttcattaatttcgCACCCTCTGTTTCTGGAGCATTTCACTACTGCTTTCagtatttaattatgttttttttttttgttttgtttttttgccaaggGTTGCCAAGGCTTTGTTGGCAGACAACATATTTTCCAATTAAGACCTCTTTACTGTCATGCAATAGGTTGTATGCAACAGCCCAGTCTGCTGTAGCGGAAAAGACACAAAGGACCAATAAAGGTGAGCGCAGATGACATTCCTCTCAAACCTGATACTTTGCTGGATACTAGAGAGAGGAGTCACCTAGCATTTCCTTTGTTCCCAGGTTTTATATATCAGATGTTTATGCTTTTGATACAtttgcttaaccacctgagcgttacactgatttctagatttctgttccaaaagcgtcacaggttttcatgaaggaacacggaaccgacgctggattagcacagcgggaccaggtaagtggggattttagtgtaggcgaaaaaatatgggcttaaccaaaagagcaaaaatatttagtgcgagaaattacgggcttagcggttagggggttaaaggtTGCAGCATAAATATTGGGGGAGGGGAAGGGGAAGAGTGGTGAGACAAAGTAATTAGGTGACTTATGTTGGACCAGATATATATAGAAGGCACTAGGTGACAGTAACATGTTATTTTCCAAATTTTGTTGATGGCAGAGAACCATTCAATTGTCTTATAAAGGAGCTTAGGTGCCAGTGTCCTGTAACAATCATGCAAAAACTAGTATGTTTTTTAAGGTTGGGACAGTAAACTGAAGCACCTAGAGGAAGTGCACACAAATCCAGGGAAGATATACAAACTCCAATCTGGAACTGAACCCACAACTTCTGATCAGTATATCTGTTATCCTGTCCCTGTTTTCTGGATTCTAGATTTCGACCAGTGGCTGATCTCTGAGCCCTTGAACCACCCCGACTTCTTCAACATAAAGGAGCTCATCTCTGTGAAGACATTGTTTGATTCTCGTGTCCATCTTGGTCATAAGAAAGGATGTCGTCACAGGTACGTTGTGATACTTACTAACTTTGATATGAACAGTAAGGGGTTGAGATTAAAACTGAATTCAgggcagatataaaaacatttaaaataaaaaagaataatgaaatgcagtgttctccccagaattcttTTTCAgccaagtggtaaaaaaaagtgggctgggcaagacacagcaaatttattGCTCTAGTTTATGCAATAGGTATCCAATAACCCCTATTCAGCTGTGTCAGCGTTCTACCTTCctcctatactttgtttcaaatttctaatgcctggcttgttaatgtgaccaatttttaaatttttttgtattatgcgcAAACTGTATTGTGCTGTGTATTCTAGTGCTTCCTGGTGTTCCATGTTTTATTGGTGTGTTCCCATGTaatagtgtaatagtgtgatctatgtggtgtaacaagttaggcttagttgaCATTAGCAGATAAAAACTTCCATTTACCACGcatactgcacatgcgtgagattgagcacttttttttatattataggaaaccccctgatgatacattcctgatgtcgggcatgcacagaaggagcagcccatagccacctgggatatgtgacacaaatatcccagaaggctgcagatTTGCCCTCAAGTTTTTACTACCATGGCAGTAAGGGAAAagtcaccctttatataatgttaaaatgtgatgatgctttaagagcatcgTGCATGTGATAGCAAAGTGGAAACAGGACATCCAgtgtccccctctcatcactggccatgttttatttaaaaaaaaaaaaaaaaaaaaaaaaacagtgcagtgtgatagcttTGTAAAGGCTGTTTGTCaaattctgcagcctaacaactcactgtcaTCAAACCTCCACATCTCCTAAACTGTTAGTCCTAACGAGTTGAAAGTTTCAGGGTTAACATAGCTACTAGTaaacaaaatttctttaaaaaacttcAAGATATGGGGGTAACAAGTTTAAAAATTGTGATTGAGATTGCTGTTTCAAAGGTTTCTGTTTTTGAACCTTTAtttggggaggtgtaggaaactgaaaatgaaaggtgcaagtgggggacatatGTATAACCCCCCttctctaaaatgtaattagcgTTAAaaattggaacataaaaaaaccctGCCCATCAAAACACCCTACCCTGTTACATTTTCTGCTTCTCTAACCTAAACCTAATTTCTCTAAAAAGCAGCAGTGCAGGTAAACagaaatataggtgcaagtgggggacacttgtggctaacaccacCCAAACTTTTattaccatggcatcattacaacataaactttgcccatcaaatacactgccctgttacacatgactatACCTTACCAGTACCTGAACACCGATTTTGTTTTGTGATAAAATTGAGTGATACAATTTAAGAGGTGTTACCCACAAATGTTCTCCatacatattcatttttctatACCTCCCCATTCCAAAGAAATTTGGGTTCAAGTTaaaagtgggcagtaatgtgtaacagggcagtgcattttgatggtgagtttttgtgtgtgtttttctgaTCTAATGATGCAATAGGAATGAAATTTTAGTGGGGTTAGCCAAAGTTGACCCCCCAccgcacctacattttcagttttgtacactCTACCATTGTAGGGAacttggggttcaaagaagagaagcagacagagtAACATAGTATGACCGTTCTAGATTTGTGACAGGTGGGTATAAATTTAGGGACCCCactccaatgctccttgctaGATTTGTGACAGGTGGGTATAAATTTAGGGACCCCACTCCAATGCTCCTTGCTGTGTAAGTGGCCCCCGGAGTCCCCgatttgcattttccattaaGGAATCCTAGGCACATttacttgcttttgaaacagctcTCCTGATGTTGCATTTTCACAAGTTATTAaaattgtgatccccatatcttgaaattcctaaaatttaagctgcggataagagCCGTGCGGGGGAGGCAGGGCAGCCGGCAGCCAACAACTAGAAGGGGGCAAAGGAGAATTATGCAAATGTATTTCACATTGGATTGAAATGTCTATGTTAGCTTTCTGTATTCCTGCGAATACAGAAAGGGGGCAGCACTTTGATCCAATAAGGCTCCACTGTCTTATACATTTGCTGCATATCTGGGGCTATGACTCATTTGTATGATTCCCTGCTGTGCAGTATACAGAGTGTGGGCTAGAAACCCATAAGCTGCATTTTCACATGTTAGGAGAGTAAGGGGTGGAGAGATTTTGTTCAGAAGTTAAAGATATCCTCAAGCAATAGGGTACGTGATAAATAAGTCAGGAATCCCCTGGATAATATTGTTCATGTTTGTGTTAGCAGCTAAAATCACTAAACAACAAAGTAGTTTTGCCTGCTACATGAAGATTCAGTACCTATCATCTTGACAACTTATCGGCCAATCAGAATTAGTCTTTAGgcaatacatatatgtgaacttttatttgctaaaatatttgtaattctgtccagccACTCTTGTAATTCACTCTTTGCTGCTACATGGCACGGTCAATAATTGATACTTCTATTTAGAGTCTACAGTTCTTTAACTTCAGAGAAGGcactactatttttttcttttcttttttttttttttattgggttttgcaAAAAGAGAATATAAGCACTTTTTTATCACCACAATTTAAACTTAAAGGACTAAAATATACATTCAGCACATGGGTCCTGGCAATTAGAGGTCACCATATGGTAGATTCTTTTTACAGCAAGAAATTGTGTTTTGTGATGTGGTTAGCTGTCCATATACAGATACCATTTGTACTGACCTCTTTCTGGTTGATCCAGGCTGATGGAGCCATTCATCTTCGGATGCCGCCTGGACCAGGATATTATTGATTTAGACCAGACACTTGAGTACTTCTGGCTGATGTTGAATTTCACCGCTCACGTTGCCTACCGCAAAGGAGTCATTCTCTTTGTAAGCCGCCGTCGTCAGTTCACCCACGCAGTGGAGAACCTGGCCAAAGAGTGTGGGGAATATGCCCACACACGCTTCTGGCAGGGTGGTTTGCTGACCAATGCCAACATCCAGTATGGGAACGGTGTCCGGCTACCAGACCTCATCATCTTTCTTAACACCCTGAACACAGTTTTTGAGCAGCACGTGGCCATCCGTGATGCCGCCAAGATGAACATCCCAACCGCTGGAATAGTGGACACCAACTGTAACCCCAGCCTGATCACTTACCCAGTTCCTGGTAATGATGACAGCCCAACTTCCATGGAACTGTACTGCCACCTGCTGAAAACTGTCATCAACCGTGCAAAGGATAAACGAAAACAGATGGAAATTCTCTATGGTCTGAAAGAGAAGATTGCCTCCTCCTAGCTTTCTTCCTGTGCAGCTAGGATAAAATAAAAGCTGCCaatgcctggctgtcatgttgatccaatTTCTCCACTACTTTTTAAGTCACTGAATAAGTGTACCGATTGCAGGACATACATTTTTAGAAGGTTAGCAGTGGCAGTTCCTATATTTCTCTTAGTACAGGTTTCTTTTTAAGGGGTTCTCTgtttaaggtaaaataaaatatattgcagttttccaCTCCTCCCGGGGGGTCACAGCTGGATTGGGAGCTGCAGGTATACATTTCCACTGCAGTGCTGGTAAAATGTCTTGTAAAAGCCACACAGGAGATATGCTTTATATTAGCAAGCCATCTGAAATTTGGGCAATTCTCTTCATAACTGGAACCTGTAAATATTGAATTATGGGAGCTACTATAGCTGATCTGTgtcaaatatacataaataaggTAGCACTATATGAAACAACATGTTAtacataaactaataaaaaaagtcataataaaaaatgttcaaatattaaGTGAAACTCAGTCctcataataaatgttttacattcacCATTATATAGGAGAAATGTACTACAACAATTCACTTCATAATTAGCAGAAAATCTTAaggtgctttgtaaaaaaaaaaccccaaaactattttttagttCTGGATGATAGAACGTTGGGGTTCTTACACAGCCACGGTCTTAATTGGCTCCATATCAAAAAACACCAGTCTGTTAGTGAATGAACACTAAACAAACAGAAACACTTCATTAGTGCAGTACTAATTAATAAAGTGTATTGAaagacaaaaattattatttaggattgATTAAGGTGAGGGTTAAAGGCAAGtgaggaaaaaacattttgttttaagagCACAAAGCTAAATCATCCAGTGGGGTCCAATAATCTGGTTTAAACTTTCTGAAATGGAAACATCTCTTCTCTTACTTTTAGAAGAGTTTTTTGTTCTGTTGCCTACTTGAaacttttctaaaactaaaataaattatgatttaacTTTCCATactctttggacctgatttattaaagcttgctaAGACTTGAGAATATCATGGTTTGCTGGCTCACTCAGGCTTTCCCATGATATTCTAGCTTCTTCAGTTTTGATAAAAGTTTTAGcaagtttttattgcaggagTGTTCAAGGAACTAGTCTAACAGAGGTTCACTAGTCTCAAAGTATTTACTGATAAGTAATTATAACAACCATGTTAATTCCAGTTTTTGGAAATTTATTAGGTAACAAAAAAAGGTCTCGTTTACCTGATTTGTTTCACCAGAAAGGGTTCTTCAGGGGAGGTGAGACCTTTAAATGAGACCTTTAAATGTAGGTAAGAGTGCTAAAGCAAaaacgtgtgtgtatatatatatatatatatatatatatatatatagcttacaTTGTATTGCAGTCAGGGAGCCAAGCTGGGGCTGTGAACTGTTAGTGATACAGCATAGGGCTGCTTCTGAGCTGGGATCCTGCCTTATATGTATTGTGACTATGACGAGTAAGCGAGAGACCTGGTATTACGGGCATGGCACAAGTAATTAAGGGGCCCATTATTATGACCATGAGTTATTGAGGGACCCAGTAATATAattatgcaataaatatttgaGGGACCCAGTAATATAATTATGCCATGAGGTAATGAGGGACCCAGTAGGTGACCATGAAGTGTGTAGATGAGGAACCCAGTATTATGACTGACGAGTAATCAAGGTTTTGTTTATTATGTCTGTGATTCCCTGTGTATCGAATTCTATCGCTACCCCTTGCTCTCACCCACAATCTCTAACTTTTTATAAAGTCCCCATGTAAGCTACATATTATTTTCCACAAATGGCATAAAATTAGGAAAAGGCTTGTATAGGAAAAGGGATGGCTAGAAAAGCAACAAGTAAAGGTTTTCTTAAAGATTATTTTAATAGGACATTTTACCTAAATGGTGCCTCAGAACTTTTGTAGGGGCCTGGTTAATTATAACTTTACTCAAAAAAAAGACCAAGTTTacaacaaaattgtatttattttgtaattgtaattgaattgtaattgtaattcATAGCCCCTCCCtaaatattttgactttataaATTATTGCATTAATTGATAGATATCAAACCTTTAACAGATCTGATGATTGGTTTGGAGATTTAAACCATCCATTCTCATTTGTCTTACAGTATTTGCATTTTCCCCCATAACTTCAGAATGACAATTTAGGAAAAAGCCCTTTCTTCAGCAAATTGAGATAGAGATATAGAGAATAGTTTCTGTGAAAAGGATGCTTCTGAACCAAGCATGTGGAGCACAAGGGTACAACAGGGAAAGGAGGTGTCACAGAAACTATTCTCTATATCTCTAACTATCTCAGGTTCAGCAACACAATGTCTATGAAAATTCCTGTGCTCCCTCTTATGTTTCTGCAGAAAACAGTACCTTAA is drawn from Pyxicephalus adspersus chromosome Z, UCB_Pads_2.0, whole genome shotgun sequence and contains these coding sequences:
- the MRPS2 gene encoding small ribosomal subunit protein uS2m, which gives rise to MASCTMSGLLKAGLPRLCWQTTYFPIKTSLLSCNRLYATAQSAVAEKTQRTNKDFDQWLISEPLNHPDFFNIKELISVKTLFDSRVHLGHKKGCRHRLMEPFIFGCRLDQDIIDLDQTLEYFWLMLNFTAHVAYRKGVILFVSRRRQFTHAVENLAKECGEYAHTRFWQGGLLTNANIQYGNGVRLPDLIIFLNTLNTVFEQHVAIRDAAKMNIPTAGIVDTNCNPSLITYPVPGNDDSPTSMELYCHLLKTVINRAKDKRKQMEILYGLKEKIASS